A genomic region of Pseudomonas sp. RSB 5.4 contains the following coding sequences:
- a CDS encoding acetoacetate--CoA ligase → MSDILWQPDAERIAQSRMDNFRRAINQRHGLALSSYTDLHRWSVDQREAFWQAIVDFFDIRFHTQPDAVLREGAQMPSAEWFPGATLNFAEHLLRRRDDAVAVIAVAENGQREQLTWAELAEQVAGFQASLMACGIGLGDRVAACMPNTWQTLVAMLATTSLGAIWSCSSPDFGTHGVIDRFGQIEPKVLITCAGYRYAGKDIDQTTKVNEILAQLPSLRQLIIVPYAREQARAEEYHSHANVTLWDDFYQPGGEPRFVPVPFNHPLYVLYSSGTTGVPKCIVHSTGGVLLQHAKEHGLHVDLGLGDRLFYYTTCGWMMWNWLVSALAVGSAVVLYDGSPFHPGNERLLDLIDDERISVFGTSPKFLATLESSGLKPAHSHDLSSLKTLLCTGSALSPQSYDFVYRDVKRDVCLASMSGGTDVVSCFVNGNPLSAVRRGEIMGKSLGMAVEVWNDAGVAVTDEKGELVCTRHFPAMPIGLWHDPDGEKLRKSYFSLFPGVWAQGDYAEQLPHGGMLIHGRSDAVLNPGGVRIGTAEIYRQVEKVPQVLDSVAIGQQWQDDVRVVLFVRLQDGVALDDELQQQIRQVIRANTTPRHVPAKIVAVTDIPRTISGKVVELGVRNVVHGEPVKNTDALANPEALEQFRNRPELSD, encoded by the coding sequence ATGTCCGACATCCTCTGGCAACCCGATGCCGAGCGTATCGCCCAATCGCGCATGGACAATTTCCGCCGCGCTATCAATCAGCGTCATGGCCTGGCCCTGAGCAGCTACACCGACCTGCACCGCTGGAGCGTGGATCAGCGCGAGGCGTTCTGGCAGGCGATCGTCGACTTCTTCGACATCCGCTTTCACACCCAGCCCGACGCCGTCCTGCGTGAAGGCGCGCAAATGCCCAGTGCCGAATGGTTTCCCGGTGCGACCCTGAACTTTGCCGAGCACTTGCTGCGCCGTCGTGACGATGCAGTCGCGGTGATTGCCGTGGCGGAAAACGGCCAGCGCGAACAGCTGACCTGGGCCGAACTGGCCGAGCAAGTCGCCGGTTTTCAGGCCAGCCTGATGGCCTGCGGAATCGGCCTCGGTGATCGGGTGGCCGCGTGCATGCCCAACACCTGGCAAACCCTGGTGGCGATGCTCGCGACCACCAGCCTCGGCGCGATCTGGTCGTGCTCGTCGCCGGACTTCGGCACCCACGGCGTGATCGACCGTTTCGGCCAGATCGAACCCAAGGTGTTGATCACCTGCGCCGGCTACCGTTACGCCGGCAAAGACATCGACCAGACCACCAAGGTCAACGAAATCCTCGCGCAACTGCCGTCGCTGCGGCAGTTGATCATCGTACCCTATGCCCGCGAACAGGCCCGTGCCGAGGAATACCACAGCCACGCCAACGTGACGTTGTGGGACGATTTTTACCAACCCGGCGGCGAACCGCGTTTTGTCCCGGTACCGTTCAATCATCCGTTGTACGTGCTGTATTCCAGTGGCACCACCGGCGTACCGAAATGCATCGTGCACAGCACCGGCGGCGTGCTGCTGCAGCATGCCAAGGAGCACGGACTGCACGTCGATCTCGGCCTCGGTGACCGGTTGTTCTACTACACCACTTGCGGCTGGATGATGTGGAACTGGCTGGTCTCGGCGCTCGCGGTCGGCAGCGCGGTGGTGCTGTATGACGGCTCGCCGTTTCACCCCGGGAATGAGCGACTGCTGGATCTGATCGACGACGAGCGCATCAGCGTATTCGGCACCAGCCCGAAATTTCTCGCAACACTGGAAAGCAGCGGCTTGAAGCCTGCGCACAGCCATGATCTGAGTAGCCTGAAGACCTTGCTCTGTACCGGTTCCGCGCTGTCGCCGCAGAGTTATGACTTCGTTTACCGCGACGTCAAGCGCGATGTGTGCCTGGCGTCGATGTCGGGCGGCACCGATGTGGTGTCGTGCTTTGTCAACGGCAACCCGCTGTCGGCGGTGCGTCGGGGCGAAATCATGGGCAAGAGCCTGGGCATGGCGGTTGAGGTGTGGAACGACGCCGGCGTTGCCGTGACCGACGAAAAAGGCGAGCTGGTCTGCACCCGGCACTTCCCGGCCATGCCCATCGGCCTGTGGCACGACCCTGACGGCGAAAAACTGCGTAAATCCTATTTCAGCTTGTTCCCCGGCGTCTGGGCCCAGGGTGATTACGCTGAGCAGCTGCCTCACGGCGGGATGCTGATCCATGGCCGCTCCGACGCCGTGCTCAACCCCGGCGGCGTGCGCATCGGCACGGCGGAAATCTATCGTCAGGTCGAGAAAGTCCCGCAGGTGCTGGACAGCGTGGCGATCGGGCAGCAATGGCAGGACGACGTGCGGGTGGTGCTGTTTGTGCGCCTGCAGGACGGTGTTGCGCTGGATGACGAACTGCAACAGCAGATCCGCCAGGTGATCCGCGCCAACACCACACCGCGCCATGTGCCGGCGAAGATCGTCGCGGTGACCGATATTCCGCGCACCATCAGCGGCAAGGTGGTGGAACTCGGGGTGCGCAATGTGGTGCACGGTGAGCCGGTGAAAAATACCGATGCGCTGGCCAATCCCGAGGCCTTGGAGCAGTTCCGCAATCGCCCGGAGTTATCGGATTAG